In Candidatus Methanosphaera massiliense, the following are encoded in one genomic region:
- a CDS encoding potassium channel family protein: MADNIIIVGGKRVCIRLIGLLKRKARYNITVIENNRKILKDIEDKYDDVNIIKGDATNKAVLEQAGIADADIIVAATSIDEVNLLIGILSQNYNLKKIIARTANPSHIKMFKKLGLNEVVSPELTACIDIQKHIVEPKSQTINNGGKEQYEIIKVPVKSNKAIGKEIGAISPADDYIIMLCTKGDRELIAQNNIILEKGDILTILAKSKKVKKVNKFFTKDRLI, translated from the coding sequence ATGGCAGATAATATTATTATTGTTGGAGGAAAAAGGGTATGCATACGCCTAATTGGACTACTAAAAAGAAAAGCCCGATATAATATTACTGTAATAGAAAATAATAGAAAAATATTGAAAGATATAGAAGACAAATATGATGATGTAAATATAATTAAGGGTGATGCCACTAACAAAGCAGTACTAGAACAGGCAGGAATAGCTGATGCAGATATAATAGTAGCAGCAACAAGTATTGATGAAGTTAACCTGCTTATAGGTATTTTATCTCAGAATTATAATCTTAAAAAAATTATTGCAAGAACTGCAAATCCTTCTCATATTAAAATGTTTAAAAAATTAGGATTAAATGAAGTAGTAAGCCCTGAATTAACAGCGTGTATTGATATTCAGAAACACATTGTAGAACCAAAATCACAGACAATAAATAATGGTGGAAAAGAACAATATGAGATAATAAAGGTTCCAGTAAAATCAAATAAAGCTATTGGAAAAGAGATTGGAGCAATTAGTCCTGCTGATGATTATATTATAATGTTATGTACTAAGGGTGATAGAGAACTAATAGCTCAAAATAATATTATCTTAGAAAAGGGTGATATTCTTACAATACTAGCAAAATCTAAAAAGGTTAAAAAAGTAAATAAATTCTTTACAAAAGATAGATTAATTTAA
- the hypF gene encoding carbamoyltransferase HypF, with translation MKEYTAYLLVDGIVQGVGFRPTVYRLAKLMNLTGHVRNMGNIVEIIIQGTYDDIKLFVDELQEYKPVRSEINNIDVEIKGEVTPETKYDDFTIKESSDKISGSAVIPPDISICDECLNEILDINNRHYYYPFTACTNCGPRFTVIDKVPYDRKNTTMDDFPLCTHCEEEYTNPLDRRYHAEATCCPECGPQVFLYKDGVIQSKDPIRDASRLIDEGKILAIKGIGGTHLVCKTSTDEAILNLRERLGRKTQPFACMTPDTKTASLFVEFNDKEKEVLESVARPIVILNKSRDYELSEALSPGLHNQGVMLPYTGLHHLLFKYTLEPAYVMTSANMPGNPMLINNKEIIEKLDEIADYYLLHDRKILNRCDDSVVRFRNNRPGFIRRSRGYVPKPFDFSNINTTHNILAVGPELDVTFSILKEGKCYPSQHIGNTSKIKTIEFMQDAIKHLIKLTRTDNIDYVVADMHPEFNTTKLARQLSEEYDAELVQVQHHHAHASSLMAEHNLDEMVVIAADGVGYGEDGTIWGGEVLYLNNTGHYKNVGGLKTQPMPGGDLSTKYPIRMAMGILYTIMDKEELRDLMKNEYSEYFKYGDKEVDMVLKQLDNDFNTSRTSSMGRVLDSISVLLGISKNRGYEGECSMKLESVAREGFDLLVMELEPTLENNRLVIDTSKLLLDVVHLIKGGVGIDEIACASERALAEALADIAIITARDKKVNVIGGTGGVFYNEFISEVVKKKVEDEGLTFVQHEKTCAGDGSVSMGQCAIVGWRLSDN, from the coding sequence ATGAAAGAATATACTGCATATTTATTGGTTGATGGAATAGTACAAGGAGTAGGATTCAGACCTACAGTATATAGACTTGCTAAATTAATGAATTTAACGGGTCATGTTCGAAACATGGGAAATATTGTTGAAATAATTATACAAGGAACCTATGACGACATTAAATTATTTGTTGACGAACTACAAGAATATAAACCTGTACGTTCTGAGATAAACAATATAGATGTAGAAATAAAAGGAGAAGTAACACCTGAAACAAAATATGATGATTTCACAATAAAAGAGAGTAGTGATAAAATATCAGGATCTGCAGTTATTCCACCAGACATTAGTATATGTGATGAATGCTTAAATGAAATACTAGACATAAATAATAGGCATTATTACTATCCATTCACAGCTTGTACTAATTGTGGACCAAGATTTACTGTAATAGATAAAGTACCCTATGACAGAAAAAATACTACAATGGATGATTTTCCATTATGTACTCATTGTGAAGAAGAATATACTAATCCCCTTGACAGACGATATCATGCAGAAGCTACATGTTGCCCAGAATGCGGACCCCAAGTATTTCTATACAAGGATGGGGTAATACAATCTAAAGACCCTATAAGAGATGCAAGTAGATTAATTGATGAGGGAAAAATACTTGCAATAAAAGGTATAGGTGGAACTCATCTTGTATGTAAAACATCAACTGATGAGGCAATACTAAATTTAAGGGAAAGATTAGGCCGAAAAACACAACCATTTGCATGTATGACGCCAGATACAAAGACAGCATCATTATTTGTAGAATTTAATGATAAAGAAAAAGAAGTACTAGAATCCGTAGCAAGACCAATAGTCATATTAAATAAATCACGTGATTATGAGCTATCCGAAGCTCTTTCCCCAGGATTACATAATCAGGGAGTAATGTTACCATATACAGGATTACATCATCTATTATTCAAATATACATTAGAGCCGGCATATGTCATGACATCTGCAAACATGCCTGGAAATCCTATGTTAATAAATAATAAGGAAATAATAGAAAAATTAGATGAAATAGCAGACTACTATTTACTACATGATAGGAAAATATTAAATCGTTGTGATGATAGTGTAGTAAGATTCAGAAATAATCGTCCTGGATTTATCAGAAGATCAAGAGGATATGTGCCTAAGCCATTTGACTTCTCAAATATAAATACAACCCATAATATATTAGCAGTAGGACCGGAACTAGATGTAACATTCTCCATACTAAAGGAAGGTAAATGTTATCCATCACAGCATATTGGAAACACATCTAAAATAAAAACAATAGAATTCATGCAAGATGCAATAAAACATTTAATAAAACTTACAAGAACAGATAATATTGATTATGTAGTTGCAGATATGCATCCAGAGTTTAACACAACAAAACTAGCAAGACAACTAAGTGAAGAATATGATGCAGAACTAGTACAAGTACAACATCATCATGCACATGCATCTAGCTTAATGGCCGAGCATAATCTAGATGAAATGGTTGTAATAGCAGCAGATGGTGTAGGTTATGGTGAAGATGGTACAATATGGGGTGGTGAAGTATTATATCTTAATAATACCGGACATTATAAAAATGTAGGTGGCTTAAAAACACAGCCAATGCCTGGAGGAGATTTAAGTACAAAATATCCTATAAGAATGGCCATGGGGATACTATACACAATAATGGATAAAGAAGAATTACGTGACCTGATGAAGAATGAATACTCAGAATACTTTAAATATGGTGATAAAGAAGTAGACATGGTTCTAAAACAATTAGACAATGACTTTAACACATCACGTACTAGTAGTATGGGCCGTGTACTTGATAGTATAAGTGTACTATTAGGTATTAGTAAAAATAGAGGCTATGAAGGTGAATGTTCTATGAAATTAGAATCTGTTGCAAGAGAGGGGTTTGATTTACTTGTAATGGAATTAGAACCAACCCTAGAAAATAATAGATTAGTAATTGATACAAGTAAACTACTACTTGATGTTGTACATCTAATAAAAGGTGGCGTGGGTATTGATGAAATAGCATGTGCATCTGAAAGAGCACTTGCAGAAGCACTAGCAGATATAGCAATAATAACAGCAAGAGATAAAAAAGTCAATGTTATAGGAGGTACAGGTGGTGTCTTCTATAATGAGTTCATATCTGAAGTTGTTAAGAAAAAAGTAGAAGATGAAGGATTAACCTTCGTTCAACACGAAAAAACATGTGCTGGAGATGGTAGTGTTTCAATGGGTCAATGTGCCATTGTTGGATGGAGATTAAGTGATAACTAA
- the larB gene encoding nickel pincer cofactor biosynthesis protein LarB: MRDILNKLLNGELSIDEAEEQLRIMRTQEVGENIKFDIMREERVGVPEAVYSQGKTDADLVNIINNVQFSKQLMITRLPKDRFNRIKSQLNKDILEKGTYYEEASILTINKVEPKHHPGKIGIITAGTADVPVAEEARITLKQAGYDVVRTYDVGVAGIHRLIDKITLLLEEKVDVIITVAGMEGALPSVVAGLVNIPIIAVPTSTGYGVGEKGFLALFSMLQSCAPGIATMNIDNGYGAGIYAITIMKQIEKHVNEKY, from the coding sequence ATGAGAGATATTTTAAATAAATTACTAAATGGTGAGCTTTCCATTGATGAAGCAGAAGAACAGCTTAGAATTATGCGAACACAGGAAGTTGGAGAGAATATTAAATTTGATATTATGAGAGAAGAACGTGTTGGCGTTCCAGAAGCTGTTTACTCCCAAGGAAAAACAGATGCAGACCTTGTAAATATAATCAATAATGTTCAATTCTCAAAACAGCTAATGATAACAAGACTACCTAAAGACCGATTTAATCGAATAAAAAGTCAATTAAATAAAGATATTCTAGAAAAAGGAACATATTATGAAGAAGCATCTATATTAACTATCAACAAAGTAGAACCAAAACATCATCCGGGAAAAATAGGAATAATAACAGCAGGAACTGCAGATGTACCCGTAGCAGAAGAAGCAAGAATCACATTAAAACAGGCAGGATATGATGTGGTAAGAACATACGACGTAGGAGTAGCTGGAATACATAGATTAATTGATAAAATAACATTACTTCTGGAAGAAAAAGTTGATGTAATCATAACTGTAGCAGGCATGGAAGGTGCATTACCATCTGTAGTAGCAGGACTTGTAAATATACCAATTATAGCAGTGCCAACATCAACAGGTTATGGTGTTGGAGAAAAAGGATTTTTAGCATTATTTTCAATGTTACAATCATGTGCCCCTGGAATAGCAACAATGAATATTGATAATGGATATGGTGCAGGTATATATGCAATAACTATAATGAAACAGATTGAAAAACACGTGAATGAAAAATATTAA
- a CDS encoding DNA-directed DNA polymerase, giving the protein METIKIVLNDIDYVTRNDKPIIRLFGINPETEENVIAVDTTFKPYLYVLPYDFDICLEDLREMGLDDLEVETKIDIGTESEFIKVILTHPQEVPKLRDSIRDLPSVKQIREYDIPFYRRYLIDKQITPTNIIELHGETIDSILYSEELKIDEDVTLFKMMENPIDTHKTNKRNKILSFDIEVYNAEGMPTAENDPIIMMSLCGNNGLKKVLSTKKSDKSFVETLSSEKDMLKRFVEIIKEENPDMLVGYNSDNFDLPYIKKRAEKLNIKLDLGVDGSGIKFMKRGFNNAGVIKGRVHVDLYLLVRRNMRLERYTLERVYEELFDEKKIDVPGDQIYQYWDSDDERLEELFDYSMDDAVTTTMIGDKLTPLTVAQTRLVGQPLFDIARMTTGQMVEWYLMLKAYEKNNIIPNKPDTDEYSQRRKSNKVIGGYVKEPEKGLFEHIAYLDFKSLYPSIIIAQNISPDTITDGENMDESEYYTCPENGYKFLKEPKGFIPSIIGYILDERQRIKKLMKEEKVPEQKRAYDFEQQGLKRLANSMFGAYGYSRFRWYKIECAAAITAWGREYIRNAMKKAEEYDFKPIYADTDGFYATYIGDLNEE; this is encoded by the coding sequence ATGGAAACAATAAAAATAGTTCTAAATGATATTGATTATGTAACACGTAATGACAAGCCAATAATACGATTATTTGGTATAAATCCAGAAACAGAAGAAAATGTCATTGCAGTGGACACTACCTTCAAGCCATATCTCTATGTATTACCATATGACTTTGACATATGCCTAGAAGATTTAAGAGAAATGGGCCTTGATGATTTAGAAGTAGAAACAAAGATAGACATAGGAACAGAGAGCGAATTCATAAAAGTAATACTTACCCATCCACAGGAAGTTCCAAAACTAAGAGATTCAATACGAGATTTACCATCTGTAAAACAAATAAGAGAATATGACATTCCATTCTACAGAAGATACCTCATAGATAAACAAATAACACCAACAAATATAATAGAACTACATGGAGAAACAATAGACTCAATATTATATAGTGAAGAACTAAAAATAGATGAAGACGTTACTTTATTTAAAATGATGGAAAATCCAATAGATACACACAAAACAAATAAACGTAACAAAATTTTAAGCTTTGACATAGAAGTATATAATGCCGAAGGAATGCCAACTGCAGAAAATGACCCTATCATCATGATGAGTTTATGTGGAAATAATGGTCTTAAAAAAGTATTATCCACTAAAAAGTCAGATAAAAGCTTTGTTGAAACATTATCTTCCGAAAAAGACATGCTTAAAAGATTTGTAGAAATCATTAAAGAAGAAAATCCCGACATGCTAGTAGGATATAATTCAGATAACTTTGACTTACCTTACATAAAAAAGAGAGCAGAAAAATTAAATATAAAATTAGATTTAGGTGTAGATGGCAGTGGGATAAAATTCATGAAACGTGGATTTAACAATGCAGGAGTGATAAAGGGAAGAGTACATGTAGATTTATATCTTCTTGTTAGACGTAACATGCGTCTTGAAAGATATACTCTAGAACGTGTTTATGAGGAACTATTTGATGAGAAAAAGATTGATGTTCCAGGTGACCAGATATACCAGTACTGGGATTCAGATGATGAACGATTAGAAGAATTATTTGACTACTCAATGGATGATGCTGTTACAACAACCATGATTGGAGATAAACTAACACCGCTTACTGTTGCACAAACACGTCTAGTAGGACAACCTTTATTTGACATAGCACGTATGACTACAGGACAAATGGTGGAATGGTATTTAATGCTAAAGGCATATGAGAAGAATAATATTATTCCTAATAAGCCAGATACGGACGAGTATTCTCAGAGAAGAAAATCAAATAAGGTTATTGGAGGTTATGTAAAAGAGCCTGAGAAGGGTTTATTTGAGCATATTGCGTACCTTGATTTCAAAAGTCTATATCCTTCCATAATCATAGCTCAGAACATATCCCCTGATACAATCACAGATGGTGAGAATATGGATGAATCAGAATATTACACATGTCCTGAGAATGGTTATAAATTTTTAAAAGAACCTAAAGGATTTATTCCTTCAATTATTGGTTATATTCTCGATGAAAGACAAAGGATTAAAAAATTAATGAAAGAGGAAAAGGTTCCTGAACAAAAAAGGGCATATGACTTTGAACAACAAGGTCTTAAAAGATTAGCTAACTCCATGTTTGGTGCATATGGTTACTCAAGGTTCAGATGGTATAAAATAGAGTGTGCAGCAGCAATTACAGCATGGGGGAGAGAGTATATTAGAAATGCTATGAAAAAAGCTGAAGAATATGATTTTAAACCAATATATGCAGATACCGATGGATTCTATGCCACATATATTGGTGACTTAAATGAGGAATAA
- a CDS encoding M24 family metallopeptidase, whose amino-acid sequence MLEEYEKAGKIAAKVRKEAAKKATAGMKVSDLVNWVESEIKSTGAGLSFPCNVSINQIAAHYTSPPTDDTLFCNGDIVKIDLGAEIDGYISDTAVTVIIEGDNKEPVDEEGNPLKMPGRLDDGNPVVTEDEIEERRRIIDASSSALENAISIIKDGVTLNEIGAEVEKTMHDKGYTPIVNLTGHSLEKNNLHAGLSIPNFPDGSDHQLKEGDHIAVEPFATNGVGLVSDIPQHYIYSYLRNRPLRQPDAKRLLKYISTDFSHFPFAKRHFLDKYDEHKLNRAMQPLIRSRAIYPYNALKEKTDAMVAQTEHTIIVEKDGCKVTTL is encoded by the coding sequence ATGTTAGAAGAATATGAAAAAGCAGGAAAAATAGCAGCAAAAGTCAGAAAAGAAGCAGCTAAAAAAGCAACTGCTGGAATGAAAGTAAGTGACCTAGTTAACTGGGTAGAATCTGAAATAAAAAGTACAGGTGCTGGACTTTCTTTTCCATGTAACGTTTCAATAAACCAGATAGCAGCACATTATACATCACCTCCAACCGATGATACCTTATTCTGTAATGGTGACATTGTTAAAATAGATTTAGGAGCAGAAATTGATGGATACATATCAGATACTGCAGTAACTGTAATTATTGAAGGAGATAACAAAGAACCAGTGGATGAAGAAGGAAATCCTCTTAAAATGCCTGGAAGACTTGATGATGGAAATCCAGTCGTTACTGAAGATGAGATTGAGGAAAGAAGACGAATAATAGATGCATCCAGTTCTGCACTAGAGAATGCTATTAGTATTATTAAAGATGGTGTTACACTAAATGAAATTGGAGCAGAAGTAGAAAAGACAATGCATGATAAAGGATATACACCTATAGTAAATCTTACAGGTCATAGTTTAGAGAAAAACAATTTACATGCTGGTCTTAGTATTCCAAACTTCCCTGATGGCAGTGATCATCAACTAAAAGAAGGTGACCATATAGCAGTAGAACCATTTGCTACTAATGGAGTCGGACTAGTTAGTGATATACCACAACACTACATATACTCATATTTAAGAAATAGACCGCTACGTCAACCAGATGCTAAAAGATTATTAAAATACATTAGTACAGACTTTTCTCATTTCCCATTTGCTAAAAGACATTTCCTTGACAAATATGATGAACATAAATTAAATAGAGCAATGCAACCATTAATTAGGTCACGAGCTATTTACCCATATAATGCATTGAAAGAAAAAACAGATGCTATGGTAGCTCAAACAGAACATACCATTATAGTTGAGAAAGATGGTTGTAAAGTTACAACTTTATAA